One genomic window of Brienomyrus brachyistius isolate T26 chromosome 16, BBRACH_0.4, whole genome shotgun sequence includes the following:
- the LOC125710278 gene encoding C-X-C chemokine receptor type 1, producing the protein MDEINKSFSVLFSEYYNESYYDGDDTGKLSNGVNVCKVTAIAPEVNIFVCVFYMLIFLLAIPGNILVGLVIASAKQALTPSDMYLFNLSLADGLLALTLPLWATSMMRGWVFGDVMCKLTNMAQELSFYCSIFFLACISVDRYRVIVHAMEARKEHWGMLSRVVCAGVWSAGAVLSVSSAVFSGTVKSPDNKLQVCDEGFQQMARLLRHTVGFLLPLAVMLACYGVTVVRLLQTRSFRKQRAMRVILAVVAAFLLCWAPHHVTVMVDTLMKIGQVDFNCSARQSMDMALFVTQSMALLHSCVNPVLYAFVGEKFRRNLRQLFHRWATLERTSSLRFSRSTSQTSEGAAFM; encoded by the exons ATGGATG AGATAAACAAATCTTTCAGTGTGTTATTCTCAGAGTATTACAATGAGTCCTACTACGACGGAGACGACACGGGCAAGCTGAGCAATGGCGTAAATGTCTGTAAGGTCACGGCCATCGCGCCCGAAGTGAACATTTTCGTGTGCGTTTTCTACATGCTGATTTTCCTGCTAGCTATCCCAGGGAACATCCTCGTCGGGCTGGTCATCGCCTCTGCCAAGCAGGCACTGACACCCTCTGATATGTACCTGTTTAACCTCTCGCTGGCCGACGGGCTCCTGGCGCTGACCCTGCCTCTGTGGGCGACGTCAATGATGCGGGGTTGGGTCTTCGGTGACGTCATGTGCAAGCTGACCAACATGGCGCAAGAGCTCAGCTTCTATTGCAGCATCTTCTTTCTGGCTTGCATCAGCGTGGACCGCTACCGCGTCATTGTACACGCCATGGAGGCGAGGAAGGAGCACTGGGGTATGCTCAGCCGGGTCGTGTGTGCCGGTGTCTGGTCCGCCGGAGCCGTTCTGTCTGTCTCTTCGGCGGTCTTCAGTGGCACGGTCAAGTCGCCCGACAACAAGCTGCAGGTGTGCGACGAAGGTTTCCAGCAGATGGCTCGGCTGCTGCGGCACACGGTGGGCTTCCTGCTGCCGCTGGCCGTCATGCTGGCCTGTTACGGCGTGACGGTGGTGCGGCTCCTGCAGACTCGCAGCTTCCGGAAGCAGCGGGCCATGCGCGTGATCCTGGCGGTGGTAGCCGCCTTCCTGCTGTGCTGGGCGCCGCACCACGTGACGGTGATGGTCGACACGCTGATGAAAATCGGTCAGGTAGATTTCAATTGCAGCGCCCGGCAATCCATGGACATGGCGCTGTTCGTCACCCAGAGCATGGCGCTGCTGCACAGCTGCGTCAACCCCGTGCTGTATGCCTTCGTCGGGGAGAAGTTCCGGAGAAACCTGCGGCAGCTGTTCCACAGATGGGCCACACTGGAGCGCACCTCCAGCCTCAGATTTAGCAGGTCCACCTCCCAGACCTCAGAAGGTGCCGCCTTCATGTAA